Sequence from the Bremerella volcania genome:
GGTCACCGGGCGGTCGCTGCCGATGTTGAAGACTTCGCCCAGTGCGGCATCGGTTCGCATGAGTTGAATCACTGCTCCGATCACGTCGGCCACGTGCGCGAAGCAGCGAATCTGACTCCCATCGTGATGAACGATCGGGGACTTACCGGCCAATGCCGCATCGACGAAGCGAGGCAGCACCATTCCGTAGGCCCCGGTCTGCCGTGGTCCCACGACGTTGAAGAATCGGCCAATCACCACCGGCGTCTTCTTCTGATGCCAATAGGCCAGGGTGAGGAATTCGTCGATCGCTTTAGATGCGCCGTAACTCCAGCGTGGACGCGTTGTTGCGCCGAATACCAAGTCGTCTTCTTCGGTCCAGGTATCCTTGGGGTTCTTGCCATACACTTCTGAAGTGCTGGCCATGAACATGCGAACTTCGTCCCCTTCGGCATTCCGCCGCTGAATTTCCGCCAGCAGTAGTTCCGTCGGGTAGATGTTGCGTTCGATCGTTTGGATCGGCTCTTGGTTGATCAGGGCCACACCGACTGCGGCAGCCAGGTGATAAACCTCGTTGGCTTCGTTGACCAGGTCACGAACGAGCGTCCTGTCCGAGACGGTACCGTGGACAAACCGAAAATTGGGGTTTGCCAGGAGATGCTCGATGTTTCGCTTCGATCCGGTCGACTCGTCATCGACCACAATGACCTGGTTGCCAAGACCCAGCAGGGCTTCGGACAGGTGCGAGCCTATAAAACCGGCCCCGCCGGTGATCAGAGAAGTTGCCATGCGTTCGTTGCTTTGTTGAATAATGGCGAAACGCGATCCATCTCGGAAAACGTTCGTAATGGAGAAGCCGGTCGAGTTCGCTGCCCAGGGGGAACTGCCTCCCTAGTTCGTTGGGAAGGTGGGGGGCTCTAGTCGTGGGTGATTGAATGACGGCAACTCGTTATCCTACAAGGTTTTTCCCTGCAGAGACTGTCAATCCTTTCTATCATGATCGACAATGAGATTAAAAAAGCTGCAAAGTCCTTTTCGACTCCGAAATTTAGCTCTAGAAATGGTTTCCCAAGGCGGAATAATGAAACTTCACGGAATTTCCGTCACAATAAGGTGAATAGATCACCACTTAGACCCTCCCCATCTGCCTGCACCTTGCTGACAAATAACGAGGACCGTTGTTCCATGCTGTCTCAGTTTTCGGGCCATAGCGTCCCCAACGCACGACGCGTAACCAAAGGGACCGAGCCCTGCCGACGAGCACGTTTGCTATCCATTCCAGTATTGCTACTGCTATTGATTTGCGGTTCGTCCGCACAGGGACAAGAGTCTTCGCAGGAAGCCGCCCTGTTTTTCTCAGACGTCGTGAACTACCAGAACGCAGGCGAATTTGAACTGGCGGCGGATGAATGGAAAAAGTTCGTCGAGAAATTTCCCAGCGATCCCTTGGCGGCCAAGGCGCAAAACTACCTGGCCGTTTGTCAGCTGCAACTGAAGAAGTATGCCGACGCGATCGCGAACTTCGAGACTGTCCTGAAGAAATACCCCAAGGCCGACTTCCGAGAAGAGGCCATGCTGAACCTGGCATCGGCGAATTACGCCTGGGCTCAGAACGGAAACCAGGCGAAATACAAAGACGCAGCCGAACGTTTCTCAGCGCTGTTGAAGGATTTTCCCAAGACCGAGTTTGCCGACCAGGCTCAGTACTTCCTGGGTGAGTCGCTGTATCTTTCGGGGCAAAAAGAGCAATCGATCGCTGCCTACGATCAATTAGTCAAATCGTTCCCGAAAAGCCCGCTCGCTCCGGATGCCCTGTATGCCAAGGGGGTAACGCTTGAGGAGCTACAAAAGTACGCCGACGCGCAAAAGGTGTACGACCAGTTCCTGACCGCGTATGCCAGCAATCCGCTGGCGACGGAAATCACGATGCGAAAAGGGGAAGCTTTGCTTCAGCAAAACCAATTCGCCGACGCAGAGAAACTGTTTGAAGAAGCTTCTCAGAAGAAAGACTTTGAACTCGCCGATCATGCGATGTACCGGCTCGCGTTTTGTGCGCTTCAGCGGGACGAACTGATGAAGGCCGGCAATGCCTATGCTCGTATTCCGTTAGACTTCCCCAAGTCTTCTTATGCCCCGGAAGCCACGATGCTCGCTGGTCGCTGTTACTATCGTGCCGGCCGACTCGACGACGCGGCCCGCTGGTTGGCAGCCGCCGGACGCCAAGGGGGGCAATTTGAAGTCGAAGCGGCACACTGGTTGGCCCGCGTCTACTTGCAGCAAGGAAAAGCGGCCGAAGCCGAAGCGTTAGCAAAAGCCATCCTCCCGAAGGCCAACGGCAATGAGTTTCTGGTCGATCTGAAAATGGATATGGCCGACGCCATTTACGAGCAGCCTCAACGAAGCAAAGAAT
This genomic interval carries:
- a CDS encoding NAD-dependent epimerase/dehydratase family protein, which produces MATSLITGGAGFIGSHLSEALLGLGNQVIVVDDESTGSKRNIEHLLANPNFRFVHGTVSDRTLVRDLVNEANEVYHLAAAVGVALINQEPIQTIERNIYPTELLLAEIQRRNAEGDEVRMFMASTSEVYGKNPKDTWTEEDDLVFGATTRPRWSYGASKAIDEFLTLAYWHQKKTPVVIGRFFNVVGPRQTGAYGMVLPRFVDAALAGKSPIVHHDGSQIRCFAHVADVIGAVIQLMRTDAALGEVFNIGSDRPVTILELAKMVIDQANPGLDVQFQTYEEAFNAKFEDISRRVPDLTKIKNCIDYAPRHSLEDIIADVIKSKRA